GGTTGCGCCAGGGGGGATTTGCGACGAGGCGAAGTTGCAAGAGGGGATGCAACTGCTGCGGAGCTGGGGCTACGAGGTCACGGAGTCGAAGCATCTCCATTCGAGGTTCCGCTACACCGCCGGTACTCCAGACGCGCGGCGCGAGGAGCTGCACCGCGCCCTCACGGAGCCCGGAATCGATGCGGTCTGGTACGCCCGCGGAGGCTACGGCACGGTGCACTGCCTGCCGGGCCTGCCCTCCATCCCCGATGAGCGGCTCGTCATCGGCTTCTCGGATGCCACGGCGCTCTTCTGCGAGCTCCAGCGCCGTCGGCACGGGCGCGGGCGTATCCTCCATGGTCCGGTGCTCCAGTCCGTGCCGCGGCACATCGGCGAGGACAGCCGTGAGCGGATGAGGACGATGCTGCGCACGGGCGAGGCCCCGCCCCTGCTCGGGCACTCGCTGGTGCCGGGCCGTGGCCCGGTGAGCGGTCCCGTGGTGGGCGGCAACCTGTGTGTGCTCGCCAGCCTGATCGGTACGCCGTGGCAGCTCGACGCGCGCGGCGCCATCCTCCTCCTGGAGGACGTGGGCGAGGCCCCCTACAAGCTGGATCGCATGGTGACACAGTTGCGCGAGGCGGGCTGCCTGGACGGGCTCGCCGGCATCGTGCTCGGCGAGTTCCCCAGGTGTGAGCCTCCGGAAGGGGCGGGCTGGACCCTGGACGAGATGTTCCACGACCTGCTCGCCCCGCTGAACGTTCCCGTGTTGGCCGGCCTCCCCGTGGGTCACGCCGCCAACAACCATGCCTTCTGGTACGGCGCGCAGGGCACCCTGAGGGCTGACCGGTTGGTCTTCCAGGTGCAGTACGCGGACGGATCCTCCGACCAGGTGTCGCTCGACGCCCCACCGTGAGACTCCCGCACCACCGGATTGGGGCCGCTTCACTCTTCATGAAGCGAGCGGAGGACTGCCAGGGCAAGTGGGCCTACGGAGGCCTCATCGCGCGCGACTCGCGCTGCCAGAACGTGCTGCCCCCCCGAGCAAGGCAACGCCGTGCGCGGCCCGAGGAGCTCGGCTGCGAGTGAGGGAGCGCGCCGCGCCGAAGAAGAGTGGAGGCGGCGGGAATCGAACCCGCCGCTTCGTACCGCTGTGTGGCTACTCGAAGAGGGACACCTCGCTGAGCTCGGAGATACGGAAGCTGGTGTCCGTCGCGATGGCGTGGATGCGCACCTGGCTCAGCGGGGTGGGGTTGTTCAGCTCGAGCTCGGCGCATAAGAGAAATAGGGGCACGGTTGAGGGCAG
This portion of the Archangium lipolyticum genome encodes:
- a CDS encoding S66 peptidase family protein; protein product: MTLRSGANIVVVAPGGICDEAKLQEGMQLLRSWGYEVTESKHLHSRFRYTAGTPDARREELHRALTEPGIDAVWYARGGYGTVHCLPGLPSIPDERLVIGFSDATALFCELQRRRHGRGRILHGPVLQSVPRHIGEDSRERMRTMLRTGEAPPLLGHSLVPGRGPVSGPVVGGNLCVLASLIGTPWQLDARGAILLLEDVGEAPYKLDRMVTQLREAGCLDGLAGIVLGEFPRCEPPEGAGWTLDEMFHDLLAPLNVPVLAGLPVGHAANNHAFWYGAQGTLRADRLVFQVQYADGSSDQVSLDAPP